In the Pecten maximus chromosome 5, xPecMax1.1, whole genome shotgun sequence genome, ACTTCCTCAAGTACTTCCGGCTCAGAAGGTTAGCGCCTGTAATCTGTCATACCCttggggttgacagagaaatattCAATGTCAAAAACTGGAGATAAACCGGTGAACTGTGGAAGGAATGGATATCCacaatattttacctgtgtgagattTTCCTATCTTACCCTAGGTTAACACAAGATACAcgttttaaacatttacatttcgtcatgtcaacaataccatgacgtcaaggcgacaatacaatgacgtcacgtcgtCAATTCAATCACGccacgtcaacatttccttgtgTTGATGTGACATCCacattagatacataagagggtaaacagagTAAGATAACAATAATTCTCCACCCCCATGGAATTGAGACATGGATCTCAACCCTCGGATTAAGATACTTAAGCTGCAAAATACTAGGTAAACCACATGTTGGGCAACTTTAGAATATTCCCCTCGGGTTGtgattcccctgtctcacccaCAAGGGAATGAAAGATTATATTTATCTTGCCGTAATTTTAGTGTCTAACTCTTCTTTATGAAGTTATCATTCTTGATACGCGTTGTAACCGAAGAACTGTGAACTAACTTCATCTGTCTACAGTTTGTTCTATGTCCAAATGTAGCAAAACTCGCCTCTTCACCTCAGGGACCTAGTCGTATTATATATTTGAGATATTTACGGAATTCGGTGTTGATCCATGGTTTGCCATTGCTCCCTCGAGACATACTCATTTGTCCTACGGCGTGCTGCAGAACACGAACTAATACGTATTCGTGACAGAGGAGCTTAGTTGTCAAAACACTTGGGACATGTTTGGCGCGGATTTAGGAGATAGGAACGTAAGTCCATCGACTGTAAATGTCACAAAACAGAGTTCTGCTTCAATTATAGTTAATGCGAATTTCGCAAATGAAAGTTTCGTGAAGGATTTATAACATAATAGTGATACGTCCAGAAGGGACGAATTAGTCCTAGGGAGAGGGGAGATTCAGGCACCTGCCAATATCTCAATCTAAAATCAGCATTCAATGTTTAAGCCGACAATCCATTTTGCACCGTCTCCACAAGTAAAACCCTTGAACTACACTTTTGTCCCATTGGATGGTTGGTATATATTCTTCCTATTCTAAAGACATGTTCTTTTCCTAATGTTTCCGTTGACTCTCTCCCTCGTTTCGCCTTTGAGTTAAGCGTTGATATGTGGGAGAGGGGGACTATTCAAATCTTAACAAATCAGGAAACTCGATATAgacattaatttaaaattctGCGCGGAATGGTAATGTTCAATGTTGGACAAGCACGTCGGAGTTATCCCCCTTAACTCGATGAGTGGTGGCCAGGACAGTATGAAGATATATTTGGcttggtttggtattgttttctAACCTTCTAGCCTTAGTCTCCATCATTCCTAATCCTTATGATcacaataacaaatatacctTACGGCATGACTTATATTTTGCCGTGTTTCTTAAAATCAGATTGACATTTTTTAGATCAATATTTATAGATACTGAAAAGAGATATCCACTTAAGATAAAATCAACCTTCTATTGATGGGATTGCACAAAATCCATcgtacatcatacagctgtttcgtccttctagtcAGTGATCATAGGTGATGACCGAAAACTCTGAAAGAGATCTAAAGAAATATCAAACTTTTGATGGAGAGATGCAAATTAGAGTCCgatatgtttttctttttcttttgttttctttgtttgtttgggtttttttttttttaaataattttcataatggATTCAGAAGACCGTTTATTCTAAACCATACGACTATTCAAATGAATTGAAACGTGATCATGAAAAGGTATTTTTAGGATgaacatgtattttattattatgtgATATCAACCACATTTATAGACTTGCCTGCTCTTACTGTAATAGTCCCAAAGGAgttaaattgttaaaatgattttatcttCTAACTGATTATTAGCATACCCATCGGAACAagctgtgtccctctgttggccgACTTGTTTTTGCTTTCATATTCGGCTGTTTATATTGAAAAGCTTATCAGAATAGGTAAGGTTGCAAGGCTTCAAGGGATGCAGGTTGAAGAAATCAATGGGAACGATTTATTTTCGATATCAtgaatatatcattttatttccGTAAGCGATATGAATGTAGACGTGTTCTATGATTGTTGATATGCCTTGTGGTTCCTTTGTCTCCACGCTAGTTCCCATTTCAATAATGTGACTTCAACCATATTTGACCTGGATGTGTATAACGTGTGTCGTGGTTGAAGCGGAAGACGCTTACTATCTGACTCACCTGGTCGTATTAATCCTTGTACTTTTTTCAATGCTCTCCGTGCTAATCAAAAttatgttcatattttgccaAGTTTTATCGATTTCGAGATTGTGGAATGGTTTTATCATTATGCCCGCATTCTTGGTTGGTTTTAAGCTAAATGTAATAttagaaaaacacattttctaaaTGGTGAAGGTGGTTGTTGGCAAAAGTTAGACGATTTTCAATAGGTATTCATCTTACGTAACTGTTACGGATTAACAGACAAGCGTGTAAACATTGTATAAGTACCGTCGTTTTATAGTTTCAAACCTTAAGTCTAACATTTATTAAACtagatatttattgatatttttttattattaattcatatttataatttatagtAATCCTTAAACTTAGTATCAGTTTAAATTGTCGCTAATAGTAATAACTATGCCTTTACTTTAGAGTAAGTTTAAATATTACTTTACAGtcagataaataaatacagcTAAACGAACAGTTGTCAGATTAAACAGACACTAGAGGCTATCTCGATATATCTCCAACAATCCAAATATTTTATACTGAGTGACTGAGtaacaaaattaaatcaaaataagtTCTGTACTACTTTTTACAAaagtgtatatgatatataattaattagaCTGTATTGTGATATTTAAAGAAGCGATAAATGTGTTTCCCTCGATCATCCTTTTAGTACATCAGGAAAATATCATGTGTGACATTACAGATGACAATGTTTACTGACGTGAAAGCTTGAACTAATACTAACCAAACACAGACACGCTGTGTCTACTATCGTATACTATGACTACTATTTGTGAATGGGTATCGTATGTTGCCAGCTACCCAGGGTCACAATAACGATCACAAGGTACGTGTATTTTAACTTCCACCGAGTATGGGTGGTCACCAGTCTTTCCCCAGAGTCACCCTGCCTAAGGAAAGAGTTGTCATAGTAACTGGTGCAAACACAGGTAggtaatattgataatttgCTGTCGTTTACCTAATAGCTCTTTATCTTATTTGATAAACCATTCAACTCGTGTTTTTTTCCCCATATTAACTCTACATTGCTGTTGTGACTGTTCACAAAACATTGCtattgtttacaatgtatttactgCCCCGGTGCATCATTCGATTAGAACAGAATGCCAAAATAATTGAATGACTCCTTAAAGTATACAGGCTagatcaattatatatatatatatatactacatattaAATCATGTATTTATCAAACATGGATTCCTTTAAATGAAAGGTTCCTCATTACTCACAAacgtacaatgtatgtgtatgtaaggatatttatacaCTCACCTAAATACTaaataatatacctgtagtttatatcAAACTTGTTTGTACACATAGGGAAGAAAAAAAGATAGACTATGCCGCTCTGGATTTTAATGTTTGCTTCTTATTTATAACAAAACAGATTTAAATAACCTAGTTTTCAAACACACACATATTTGTGAAGGAGGTGAAGGTCGTGTATACAGAGTAGATATTGTACACTTGTGTATACCTGTGGGTAGTAAGGGGGTCTATTATCGTCTTAAATAAGGGTAGTGTTTACTTATATCACACATGTACTACGTAGACGTACAGCAGAATGAGTCAATCATTTTAGGGCAGAAGAACTAAATCATTATGATATAGCAAAAACACCAGGCATGCTGACTATAGTCAAAGTTAtattgtgttacattgtataaacagaCTGAATACAGTAGGTGATACAACTATAAATTAATACCCGTTCTCTGAGTAGTTGAACAGGAATTCATTATGGCATCACTCTAGTATACCGAGTTTATTTGTGGATGTCGGTAATAATGAGGCAATTACGGTAAGGGGAACAATATATTTAGTACATCCGGCCGATATAATCTGACTCCTCCGGCTCGGGTTATATACCATCCTCAACAAGCCTACCAAGGCCATAGTCTCCATTAAAAGCACTGATACATTTTATACCATGATTATATTTCTAAACTGTACGCTACTCTCTTGCACACTTCTTGGAAGTATAGTATTTTTATATTCCATTAGTGTAAGAAATACAAAACATCataaatcaattatttaattGAAGTACATCTTAACGAACGTGGGCAAAAAGAAGTAGTGATAGCATGGTAAGTATAATCTTCATTGACTATTACACTCTTTCGAAACCGTGTGTGATAATTTTGTCTATCAGTAGTCGACACATATCTCCGGAAGTATTTAATTGGGAAACAAAACTTTTGAATATCTAGGATGAGAGAAGGGAGGGTGTTGCTATGGCGAATTTGAAGCGTCATATTAAGAAAAATGAATGAaacaatataacatgttataacgCTGGCGACGTTGTAACCTATTATCTAAAGTATAATTTCTTGATATCTAATCCGAAACAAATctagacatttttttaaaatataatgtaggtataTACACTTACAACTCTAGAAACTTTGAAGAAGGAATCGAAGATGAAACAAATGAAAACTTGATCATGTTAACAGGTATTGGATACGAGACAGCCAAATGGATAGCCATGATGGGAGCTACGGTCATACTGGCCTGTCGGTCGGAAGAGAAGGCAAAAGAGGTCAGCATAAAAGTTACAAGACTATCGTCTATATAGaaatactttttttataaattgttaaTAATACTTAATTGAGAGTGGCATAATATAATTGACTAATAAGTTGATGATTAAACATATAAAGTTTCATTGATTTGTTCTGGTTTTGTCACAATGAATTATGTAGGCAATGACATGGATGAATGCGGAATTCCAGGCGGAGAAAgacagaaaaacaaaagaaGTGGTTGATTATCCGGAACTCAGGATAGAGTTCATGAAATTAGACTGCGCCAGTCTCCAGTCGGTGATGGACTTTGTGAAAGAATTCAAAAATTCCGGTCGACAATTACATATTCTCGTGTGTAACGCTGGGATAGGCCTCCACAAACAGGGTAAGATGTGATGGAAATATCAATATGTTAACAAAAGCTAATTTTGAACCCTTCTAAATGTTTACAACCGACACCGACTTGAATAACAACTTCATAATTCTAACGGAAAAACCGTGAATGACTTATCTGAAAGTTTCCATCATtagaaattttaattaaaaaaagatatacatatatgatatgcATTAATCATTCAAGCTAACAGACCATTAATTATTGTCAGTGAGACGAAGCTTAGCAATAGAGGGAGTCATCTCGTCAGAAAACTTGTAATCAACCATTCATTGTCATTGTAACAGTAGTACCAcacattctgtatatattaattagGAATTACTGTTTCGACTTACTTTTGCAGCTTACACAGAAGAAGGGTATGAACTGATGTTTCAGGTAATGAAATTCCCATAATATACTTCTATGATTTGAATTTGGAATAGTATCATCGGGTATATTTACTAGAGGTACATATGATTTAGTCATATGAGCTGACTAAGTTATCTTAGTATAGTTCTATACATCAAAAAAATAATCCACCTATAAACTAATGATGATCAGATTATTATCTTGTAACCTCTGTCATTggaatataacatgtttacaacTACCAATATCTGGAATTTATTCAATATGCAGGTGAATTACCTGAGCCAATACCTATTAGCAGCACACCTGTTGCCCATCATGAAGACTTCTGGAGAAGATTGTCGTATCATACTTGTGTCCAGCGAGGCTCATCGCTTCTGCGAGTTTAATTTGGACAGAATACAGGGGAAACAGTTTAACGAACAAAATTTCGGACGACTTTTATTTTATGGAAACTCTAAAGCATTCCAGGTAGTGTATTCTGCATAACAAGCTGTTTATGTTACTCtacataaacaataatgatTTGTCAAAACGAATACCCtttaaaaagttatattttcatGTTCATATAGTTTAATTGCTCcaagataaaatgaaaaacaaaaacaaaaactcagTTGGTGTTCTCATGTCATTCATAATTgacatatatgtttattgattTAGTAGTGATATACAcctcggtggccgagtggttaaggtgtaccgacactttaacactagccctccacctctgggttgcgagttcgaaacctacgaagggcagttgccaggtactgaccgtaggccggtggtttttctccgggtactccggctttcctccacctccaaaacctggcatccttaaatgaccctggctgtaaataggacgttaaacaaaaacaaaccaaaccaatagtGATATACACAAATACCATTGTACTTCTTTACTGCGGTATGGATTCCCGACAACGTGTTTTGACTGATGCGGTTACCTCACCTAACCTACTTGTCTTCATTTCCCTGTAGTGTGAGATAATACGTTACTCATTAGGTAGTGAAGAAGTATTCAGTCAACAATTTTGGCAGATTTTGTttggtaatgtttacaatagACATAAGCAACTTCGGTAAATCCTGCATAtcgattttttgtttttctcgaAGATAATGCAGATGTTCAGTATGAACCGACGACTTCAAAACTCCAACGTAGCTGTACTGAGCTTACATCCGGGAATGGTGGAAACAGAATTGCGTAGAAACTTCAAAGATATGACGATATTCAATATCTTTACAAGTCTAACAAAATGTGTCGGTGAGTATTGAAATAGAAAAATGTTActacaaaaaataatgatatacagcCAGCGAATTTTGTATTTAGAAAGGCGGTGTGtatattaacatacattgttttatcattaattatattttattgttattacgTTTTATGCCTATCACTGTGAAATTTACTGTCGTTTCTGTACTTTTTTATTGCCCCTATCAATCTTATTTACTAGTATCCTATTTACATTCTACACTTCCGTAGACATTTGTGCGTGTAGATTGTGTGTTTTTCATGGATTTTATACGACACATATTGTTTCCTCTAACCCTAACTTACCTTAACCCTAACATCCCCAGGCATTTTGTTTTTAGTACATGTCCTTATGTAAACGCAAAATCaacttatatttttttattgtcagCAAAGTTGTACTTTACCCGGAAAACCCTAGTAGTGTCCCTGATACGATTTCATGTCGGGAAATATAGCCCCGGTCACATAGATGTAAGGCTCGAACGCTACCACTGCATCATCCAACAACCCTTCTTTTTCCACTGgtacaaaaatatgattttattttattctttctTTCGTTTCAATAGGCAAATTGAAGAATCCATTTGAAGGAGCTGAAACCACCATCAATGCGGCAGTAAGTCCAGCCCTGAGAGGCGTCCGTGATATTTATTATGACAACTGTAAACCAGCCAACATCCATAATATAGTGACGTAAGTCATCTTCAGAAGCACTGAAcgattttaattagaataatAAGGGCCAATAAGTCAAATCCAAttacatatactgtatcaccatCCACAGTGGAGTGATGTAAGTCATGTTCAAACAGAGAAAATCTTCTTCATTAGAATAGCAGGGTACGAGTCATAGTCggttactgtaaatatacatgtaccagcaTCCACAGTAGTGTGATGAAACTCATGTTCAAAATCATAAAATGCTCTTAATTAGAATGATAAGGTACATATACACGTAAGTCATTTTCAGAAACTGTTCTTTCTGTAAGATAAAACTAGATTAGCATTGACGTTGGACCACAGAAAAACCCTATCATTTTTACTTTGGATTACACAGCCGTGTATTGGTACACCAGATGACAATAGCatatcatttcattatttcctgTTTGATTTATTGCTTTAACATGTCTTATATTACTGATTTTAACAGGAATACGCAAAACCAAGAATCTCTATGGACATACACTCTGGACTGTTTGAAGAAAGGAGATTTTCTCCCAGAAGATATCATTAAATGTTTGGAAGGAACTTAAAATATTGGATAATTTTTTTCCGCTGTAAATATCATATCTATacattaaaactgaaataaatatgGATGTAGTTATCAAAGTCAGTGAATTAGCCTAGACGTATACACTATGCAAACAGGACCATAAGGAATCTACAGAGACCAgcttcatcaatattccttaaattTTCATAGGAAAGCATAAAAGGGAGGTTCCTTAAATAATGTGGTTTCCGTATAATACTCTTTTTGAGATAAGGCATTTCCTTAAGAAGaaggaacgttgatgaaactggAAGCTTCATAAATCATATCTGCTGTGACTTTTGGTACAAACAGGAAGGCTGATCTATAACCTGCCCCCGCCACAATGTTTGACACGTTCTACAGAGTGCATGGTGATGCAAGGCGTCCGTACATCCTACCGGATTTGTTAACACTCAAGTACTTCtatttatgtacattatatttgaaTTGATACGCAAGCTTTGTAACAAAATATTATCTTGGCCGCGTTCGATTTTGGACGCATTAGGTCATATTTTGTGAGATATATTTCCTTTTTAcgaatttgatgaaaaataacttgtcattaatgttttgatatttttggattatttgttttgaaattgaaacaAAAGTTTGCAGTGAGATTTTGTAGACCGAGTGCGGTTTTGGACGAATTCTGGAATTGGTGTGGACGTTATTACCCTTGaccattttctgtttttttttttgtttttttttttgcgaaaagaaaaaacaaaacaaaaactggCTAGTGCGTCATATGCATGCATATGTACATTCAACTACACTTGTAGAGAAATTATCTTTACTGAATTTGTTCAAAAACACAAACCCTTTTACGTGAATGCGCATctcaaataagaaaaaatagaACCAACCTGAtcgtttttttgttgtttttcgtttttgtttttgtttttttgcttttgaAGCATTCAACAAACGTGATAACGAGTTGTTTAAATGTCTGCAATTGAATTAtagtttctttttaaatgagaaaataaaaaaaaaagtcaaatattTCGCCTCTTTTAtgacatattttagcatattctCTTTGACAATACGCCAGTCATGTACAGTAAGAATTAACCAACATCGGGTGTAGCGTCTACGTGTAATAAGTAATGGTACATAGGCTTAACTTTGTCAAAACTACTACATCATCAATCTGATCTGGCGCTTGTATAACCTCTTCATATACCCATTAAGTATGTCTGCACCCGTAGATGTTCTGAAAACTCACAATTTGCGTATAGCTGTATCCTGGTAAATACTCACTCGGCTGTTGTTCATCTGCCTTTTTTCATTTGGTAGTTTGAATCAAATGATATGTTACATTCATCCATCATTTGATATCTATAACTGTATGCTAATGTTATTTTAAATCGTATGGTAAATGCTTTAATTGTATAGCCTCCAATGCTGTATGgactatgtacattgtatgtatagcAATACAATTTGTCTAGTGTtaataccagtacatgtatacatgtgcagacttgtaaaataaatataatgggATTTGTTCTGCTTTTTGTGACAATTTTGCCGATTATATTTCTCAGTAGATATTAAAATAACGAGTATGAGTGGAAATCtgcctatatatatgtatacactagAATACTGGAAGAATGTTAATATCTTAAATCCTGTATTACTGTTAATAAATAGTTATCGTTacttatatattttgtttagatGTCATCTTTTAGTCCATCTTTTGTATATGCATGTACTGTTAAATTCCACGAGTCTATTTTTTCGCGGTTTTCCCATTTTGCGCAACCTGTTTTGTTAACATTATGCAGTAAAGTAAAGTATATATTTCAGTGTAAGCATGCAATTCGCAgtgtatttattttcgcgtattgtatatttatgacCGCGAATATAACGAAATTAACACCGTAGCTTTCAAATATTGTAGATTTAAAAGCTACAAGAATCACAtattgtatgtgtcatttttcaaaagtatgcatacatatcaaaaatatctCGAATAAAAGGCTTGCTATGGACTTATATTTTTCCTTACTCATCTGATTATACAGGAAATTGATCACCTGATGAGATGACAACATAACC is a window encoding:
- the LOC117327459 gene encoding WW domain-containing oxidoreductase-like isoform X1; the encoded protein is MGGHQSFPRVTLPKERVVIVTGANTGIGYETAKWIAMMGATVILACRSEEKAKEAMTWMNAEFQAEKDRKTKEVVDYPELRIEFMKLDCASLQSVMDFVKEFKNSGRQLHILVCNAGIGLHKQAYTEEGYELMFQVNYLSQYLLAAHLLPIMKTSGEDCRIILVSSEAHRFCEFNLDRIQGKQFNEQNFGRLLFYGNSKAFQIMQMFSMNRRLQNSNVAVLSLHPGMVETELRRNFKDMTIFNIFTSLTKCVGKLKNPFEGAETTINAAVSPALRGVRDIYYDNCKPANIHNIVTNTQNQESLWTYTLDCLKKGDFLPEDIIKCLEGT
- the LOC117327459 gene encoding retinol dehydrogenase 14-like isoform X2, with protein sequence MMGATVILACRSEEKAKEAMTWMNAEFQAEKDRKTKEVVDYPELRIEFMKLDCASLQSVMDFVKEFKNSGRQLHILVCNAGIGLHKQAYTEEGYELMFQVNYLSQYLLAAHLLPIMKTSGEDCRIILVSSEAHRFCEFNLDRIQGKQFNEQNFGRLLFYGNSKAFQIMQMFSMNRRLQNSNVAVLSLHPGMVETELRRNFKDMTIFNIFTSLTKCVGKLKNPFEGAETTINAAVSPALRGVRDIYYDNCKPANIHNIVTNTQNQESLWTYTLDCLKKGDFLPEDIIKCLEGT